From Sphingobacteriales bacterium:
TAAAAAAATCCGTTTTAATTCAAAATTCTTTGCCTCACTTCGACTTACCCCAGGTAAGAAGTCATCAATAGAGGGGTAAGCAACATGTCTATTTGTTGCAATCTCGCCTCTGTCTGAAATTATAAAACCAGTTCCATATGCAGTATCGGCATTTTTAATTGCCTCTTTTTCATTTTTGAAAAACATTTGTCCTTTGTCCCCACCAAGGATAAAGTAAAATTCTTTTCCGTTAAAGAAGGATTTAAAGTAGTAAGAAATTTTAATTAGCACAACGCTATTGCGATACTTATTATAAAGTTCGGTCGGTTCAGGCGGATTTCGATTACAGCCTAAAATTGCTAAGATAAATACAATTGTAGTAATTTTTTTCATAATGTGCTTTTAAATTTATTAAGATAGTTTTAGCATTTCGCACTTTTAGGAATTTCTGCTTAAAAAAAATTACTCTATTTGGCGCTAATTTCCTACACTCAACCCATTTGCATCACCACCAGCAAAATTACAGTATATATCTTTTAAAACTGATGTTCTTGTACAAATAGTTCCATTATAATTCAATTATTTATTTATCCGGATATTAATTGCTAAGTTTGCCCTCAAAATGCAGTTTATAAAATTGCCTTGCCGGTTTCCGGATAATAAATTAACGCTAAATAATGCACATCACATTAGAACAATATAATTTATTTACGTGGCTATGGATGGGCTTAGGGGTTTCCATTTTCATTTTACTGTTGTTTATTACCGCCCCGTATGGCCGCCATACTAAAACTACCTGGGGGCCACTTATCAACAATAAACTTGGGTGGTTTATAATGGAAATTACCTTAATTGGGGTGCTTGCCTTTTTTGTTTGTATAGGCCATAACAAACAATCTTTGGTGAACTGGATTATCGTTGGGCTAATTACTTTTCATTACCTCAACCGAAGCCTTTTATTTCCGCTGCGCATCCGAACAGGGTATAAAAAAATGCCGGTACTCATAATGTTTATGGGCGTTTTTTTTAATATCATTAATGGTTTTCTGTTTGGCTATTATTTGGCCTATTTTAAGGTTTACCCAACAAATTGGATGATGTCGCCACAATTTATTATTGGTGCGATTATTTTTATTGCCGGAACTGTAATCAACTGGAAGTCTGATAATGTACTGATTCACCTAAGAAAACCCGGAGAATTAGGCTATAAAATACCTCAAGGCGGCTGGTTTCGTTATATCAGTTGCCCTAATTTGTTTGGCGAAGTAATTGAATGGATGGGGTTTGCCCTCCTGACCTGGAGTTTGCCGGGTTTGGCCTTTTTTGTTTGGACATTTGCCAATTTAGTTCCAAGGGCTGTGGCGCACCATCAATGGTATCACAAACAATTTGCCAATTACCCACCATACAGAAAAGCTATATTCCCATTTTTGTGGTAGATATATTTCTTTAACGCCGGATAAGGCTCGAAGAAATTACAATAATTTATCCGGAATACGATAGTAAAAAAAACAGTTTAAGGCCCGTATTCTCCGGAATAGACAAGTGGCACTCAAGCAGCATCATCAATACTTAGGCCCTGTTTTTTGGGTGGGCAAAATCCAAAAAAAATAGTCTTAAAAAACAAACTCCTCAAAAATTGCCAACAAAACAATTTAAGAAGAGTTTATTTTTTGAAATTGGGATTTTGCCTACTTGCATTGGCTTCGGCCTCGGCCTACAAGTAATTAAGGGGAGGTGCTACATAGAAGTTGACCTATTTCCATTTTAGATTTTTGGTTGTCGTAGGTCATCAACTCTTGCTTATATCGCTAAAGACTGGTTATAGATGTTTTGCAAAATCAATCATACCTTGAAAATCAATAACAACGGCCGGCTCATTGCCCACCGTCCAAGCGTCATGTCCAGATGGCAATAGCGATACATCACCCGGCATACAGTCAAACTCGGTTCCGTCGTCCATTACAACGTGCAAAATACCCGATACATGATACTGAAAATGAGGGGCTTCGCAACTGTGAGTCTTAGCAATTGGTTGGACGGAGGTCGCCCACCGCCATCCGGGTTCAAATATGCCACGACCAATTACAGCCCCGCCAATTTTTATTAACTCAAGCCGCCCTTTCGGAAATTCGCGGATTTCATCGGGTTGTCCGAAGTTTTTAAATTCGGATAGTTTTGAGATGTTTGTGATTTTTTCCATTTTAATATTTTGTTGTTTTTTTGTTTTGCAAAGATAGCACGTCATTTGTTAGCCGTAATTGTAAATTTTTCGGCAAAACATGTAGTATTCAGAGTTTTTTTCTGAGTTTTTGCGGCGATAAACCAGTCCGCCTTTTAATAAAATGGGCAAAATGTGAGGGGTCATCAAATTTGAGGTCATAGGCAATTTCCGAAACAGACTTTTCAGTTGAATATAATTGACCTTTCGCTTCGAGTAATAAAATGTCGTGAATAATTTGCAAGGGCGAACGCCCGAAGGTTTTACTTACGACTTCTGAAAGATGTTTAGTTGAGACGTTTAACTTTTTTGCATAATCATTCACGCTCCGGATTTCAATAAAATACTTCTCTACCAGTAATTTGAAACCATTGGCTATTTGTTCGTGTCGGCTTGTAGTTTTCTTTAATTCCTTTACGCGCGTTCGATATATTTCACGGACTTTTAATAGTAAAATGAGGATAAGATTGCGAAGCAACGAATTTTTTTCTACCGAAGCATAATTGTATTCAGTTATGATGTTTTTAAATGCAATTTGTATCATCTCACTTTCATGGTTGTTTAGGTTGAGGATATGTGGGGCATCAAAATGAAAATATGGAAACTCTTCCGCAAGCGGTATTGAAAGCTGCGGTTTGAGAAATTCAGATTTAAAATGAATGCAAAAGCCCTTGCAGTTTTTTATATGGTCGCTTGCATAAAGTGTATTTTCAGGAATAATAACGAGGTCATTTGGGTTCAACTGCAAATGATCAGCGCCGAGTTTTACATCGTGTTCGCCTTCTATTAGCAAGTAGATTAGGTTAAACTGCCTTCTTAGTGCTGGAATTGTTTCGCAATTTTTGTGCTTGTCTTCAAGCGTACCTGGCATTACCATCATTTCCGTATCATACGGCGTTGTATCATGGTTTATCAGCCGCTCAAACATCTCAAGCGTTTTAATGTTCAAAACTTCGTTATTTCTTTTCATGCCATTTCTGATTTTAAGTTTTCCTTGCCCATAAAATATATCAATGTTCCGAGAGTACGAATTTAACGTCTCGTTTATAAATGGTGTACCCCAATGGTGAAAATCATTTTTTAAAAGGTGCGGTAACCCAGTATAACTGGTTTAAACAATATAAATTGGAATAATAGCAACGCCTCTATATTTTTTTGAAAAGGCAAGAGTTCGGGCAGTAGTTAGTTTTTATTTTTCCAACGCTCTAAGTGGCCAATCATAAAAGGCCGCGAAAAAAGCCAGGCAAAAAATTTGTTATGTCCTCCGTCAATCATGCCTTTTCTCGATATTTCGGAAAATTCTTTCAGTGTTACGTCTCCACTAATAAATTCGCCGTTTGCGTAGCAAAAGCTACAAAATTTTGCACTTTTACTGCCGTCTTTTTCTGTGCCGCCGCCTTGAGCGTCCTTTTTTAAAGGCATTCCGCAGCTTTGGCAGTTTTTGTAGGTCTGTTGAGTCATGTTTTGATATTTATAATTAATTGAAATATATTTCTTGTTGTATGATATATTTTTGTCTGTCTGCAAATTTTTAAGTTCCGGATATTTTTTAGAGTTGCCATAGTTCAAACCACCTTTTTTAGTTTCCGGATTGCTGGCGCTATTGTTTCAATAGTTTAAAAGTTTTTTTCAAATGTTCTCCTACTTGTAAAAAATACAGCCCATTCGAAAAATTATCCATTTTAATAACTTGATTTAAAGCATTTATGGTGCCCGTCATTTCTGGCTTTCCGGAAACATTATAAACCACATAAACAGCACCTATTAATGCCGGATTTTCTATTTTTAAATTAATCTCGTTAGTGGCCGGATTTGGATAAATGGTAAAATAATTGGCATTGCTGTTTTGAGTTTGGGTGCCAAGCGTTGCAATGTTTATAGGCTGTATAACAGAATCCTGCGCGCCGCATTTACTTGCCAAAAGTTTTACGTTGTAGGTGCCATCTGCTAAAAACTTGTGTGTTGGGTTGGTAGCTGTTGAGGTCGTTCCATCGTCAAAATCCCATAAATATTGGCTGGCATTCTCCGAATTGTTAGTAAAATCTATTTGGCTGCCTCCGGCATTAGCGTAGCTAAAATTGGCCATGGGGTCGTATTCGCCAATATGCCACTCCATTAAGTTGTCAAATACTACTAATTTGGCCGCATCTTTTATATTTGCCGCGTCTGCTGCCGACAGGGTAGAATTGAAGGTAATAAGCGTAGGGTCTTTCCTGAATAAGGCGGTATAGAAACAGCAAGCTGCAGCGTAAGATCCGGCAATTGACGGATGGCTTTCATCGCTTTGGTACAATTCAATTAGCGGATAGTTTTGCCTGATATATTTCCAAACAGCGCCTACGGGAGATAAAATACCGTTATTATCATCGGCCATTATGCGGTATCTTTTGTTTAGTAAACTGTCCATTCCATTGTAAGTACATACCGGAGGCCAATTTACGCAATTAGCAGCATCGCCGTTTTTTCTGCCCCAGGTCATATAAAATACTGTTTCGGCACATGGGTTTTCGGCATTTATAATACTGTCTAATTTTTTGGCATACGGGAATACTGCGGCTTCAACTTCCGGATCGGAAAACGAAGGCAACTGACTTTGTTCTTGCAAAACAACGTAATCCCAATTGCCAAGGCTTATTTTTTCCAACGAGCTTACATTTGTTGTGTGCCCTTGCAAGGTATAACCTCCGGGTGTGTTGTTGTCAAATATTAAGCTATCGCCGGCCGAGGCTGCCGCATTTGCAATCAGTTGGGGCAAATTATTTACATACGTGTAACTATTGCCCAGAAATAATGCTTTTTTGGTCAGGCTTTGCCCGTTTGCAACAGAATAAATAAATAAAGTAAACAATACGAATTTAAACTTCATTTGCTTTTTTTTGATAATTTGCTTAGGCCTTCAATGACGGCATTTCCGGAAAGCATTTTGTAATTAGCTCTTTAGGGAAATAACTGTTTCTCGCTTTTATTGGAAGTATATATAGTATGTTTCAAAAGATTTTTCAAGTTCAGAAATTATTCCTCCCGCTTCCTTACTATCACGTACGTTTGATAATTTTTTAATCAGTTCCATGTGAGGGTGGAGCCATTTATGCAGTTCGTCGTGGCTTTCGCCTTTCATGGTGCAACTTTTAATTAAGGCATTATTTTGTTCCTTAAGACTTTCGGCTAATTTGCGGTAGTCTTGGTCTTGTTTTGAAATAAATTCTTTTAAAATTTCATTTCCCTTTTCAATATGGGGTTTCATTTCCTCGTTAACTTTCCATTTTTCGCCATTATTTAGTTTAAGTTCACCTTTTGAATGGTTCGTATTACAAGCGAAAAAGATTGCCATTCCGACAATCATCAAAACTAATTTTTGTATTTGTTTCATATTGTATTTTGTTTTAATTTTGTTTTTTTCAATAGTATAATTATGCTGCAAATGCTCTTTGGTTACCACTGGTTGCCATAATGTAAAAGTGGTCAAACACTGCATCGCATTTGGTGGCGTAGATAGCTCGGTCGTAGGAAACAGGTAGTTCTTTGTCTAAAAGTTCATTGATTACGGCTTGAACCTGTAGTTTCGTTTGTGTGTCTTTGTGCCAGTCGTTAATTAAAACTTTGGGTCTTTCGTCTTTCAGTCGTTTCAGT
This genomic window contains:
- a CDS encoding DUF1295 domain-containing protein — its product is MHITLEQYNLFTWLWMGLGVSIFILLLFITAPYGRHTKTTWGPLINNKLGWFIMEITLIGVLAFFVCIGHNKQSLVNWIIVGLITFHYLNRSLLFPLRIRTGYKKMPVLIMFMGVFFNIINGFLFGYYLAYFKVYPTNWMMSPQFIIGAIIFIAGTVINWKSDNVLIHLRKPGELGYKIPQGGWFRYISCPNLFGEVIEWMGFALLTWSLPGLAFFVWTFANLVPRAVAHHQWYHKQFANYPPYRKAIFPFLW
- a CDS encoding AraC family transcriptional regulator produces the protein MKRNNEVLNIKTLEMFERLINHDTTPYDTEMMVMPGTLEDKHKNCETIPALRRQFNLIYLLIEGEHDVKLGADHLQLNPNDLVIIPENTLYASDHIKNCKGFCIHFKSEFLKPQLSIPLAEEFPYFHFDAPHILNLNNHESEMIQIAFKNIITEYNYASVEKNSLLRNLILILLLKVREIYRTRVKELKKTTSRHEQIANGFKLLVEKYFIEIRSVNDYAKKLNVSTKHLSEVVSKTFGRSPLQIIHDILLLEAKGQLYSTEKSVSEIAYDLKFDDPSHFAHFIKRRTGLSPQKLRKKL
- a CDS encoding zinc ribbon domain-containing protein: MTQQTYKNCQSCGMPLKKDAQGGGTEKDGSKSAKFCSFCYANGEFISGDVTLKEFSEISRKGMIDGGHNKFFAWLFSRPFMIGHLERWKNKN
- a CDS encoding T9SS type A sorting domain-containing protein, with product MKFKFVLFTLFIYSVANGQSLTKKALFLGNSYTYVNNLPQLIANAAASAGDSLIFDNNTPGGYTLQGHTTNVSSLEKISLGNWDYVVLQEQSQLPSFSDPEVEAAVFPYAKKLDSIINAENPCAETVFYMTWGRKNGDAANCVNWPPVCTYNGMDSLLNKRYRIMADDNNGILSPVGAVWKYIRQNYPLIELYQSDESHPSIAGSYAAACCFYTALFRKDPTLITFNSTLSAADAANIKDAAKLVVFDNLMEWHIGEYDPMANFSYANAGGSQIDFTNNSENASQYLWDFDDGTTSTATNPTHKFLADGTYNVKLLASKCGAQDSVIQPINIATLGTQTQNSNANYFTIYPNPATNEINLKIENPALIGAVYVVYNVSGKPEMTGTINALNQVIKMDNFSNGLYFLQVGEHLKKTFKLLKQ
- a CDS encoding cupin domain-containing protein, which codes for MEKITNISKLSEFKNFGQPDEIREFPKGRLELIKIGGAVIGRGIFEPGWRWATSVQPIAKTHSCEAPHFQYHVSGILHVVMDDGTEFDCMPGDVSLLPSGHDAWTVGNEPAVVIDFQGMIDFAKHL